A genomic window from Agreia sp. COWG includes:
- a CDS encoding energy-coupling factor transporter transmembrane protein EcfT, translated as MSILTPVRGTQVIYSINPVAKLSAAFLLSFVLILTIDWLSATVALVLESVLFAWAGLSRRQFFVRTLPIWFAAPAAALTTLLYGQPSGQTYVSLGFLHVTDGSISLAIATALRVLAIGLPAVVLFVTIDPTDLADGLAQVWHLPSRFVLGALAGLRLVGLFIDDWRSLELARRARGVGDRGRIRRLFSQAFALLVLSIRRGSKLATAMEARAFGGDTPRTWARQSRFGWRETVLIGIGAVIAATATTAAVLFGTWNFVAG; from the coding sequence ATGAGCATCCTGACCCCCGTGCGCGGAACGCAGGTCATCTACTCCATCAACCCGGTGGCGAAGCTGTCGGCCGCCTTCCTGCTGAGCTTCGTGCTCATCCTCACCATCGACTGGCTGTCGGCCACGGTGGCCCTCGTGCTCGAGAGCGTTCTGTTCGCGTGGGCCGGCCTCTCTCGTCGGCAGTTCTTCGTGCGCACCCTGCCGATCTGGTTCGCGGCGCCCGCGGCAGCACTCACGACGCTGCTCTACGGGCAGCCGTCGGGCCAGACGTATGTCAGCCTCGGCTTTCTGCATGTGACCGACGGCTCCATCTCGCTGGCCATCGCGACCGCGTTGCGGGTGCTCGCCATCGGACTGCCCGCCGTCGTCCTCTTCGTGACCATCGACCCGACGGATCTGGCGGACGGCCTCGCCCAGGTATGGCACCTGCCGAGCCGCTTCGTGCTGGGGGCACTCGCCGGTCTGCGCCTCGTCGGGCTCTTCATCGACGACTGGAGATCGCTCGAACTGGCCCGACGAGCGCGCGGCGTGGGGGACAGAGGCCGCATCAGGCGGCTGTTCTCTCAGGCCTTCGCTCTGCTCGTGCTCTCGATCAGGCGGGGCTCAAAACTGGCGACGGCGATGGAGGCCCGAGCATTCGGGGGCGATACGCCGCGAACGTGGGCGAGGCAATCCAGGTTCGGCTGGCGCGAGACCGTTCTGATAGGGATCGGAGCCGTGATCGCGGCGACCGCCACGACCGCTGCCGTGCTGTTCGGCACGTGGAACTTCGTGGCCGGATGA
- a CDS encoding ATP-binding protein: MRTRTPAVGRLHHARNVVLLDGPSGAGKSTLADRMIAGWPGSIRPQLVRLDDIYPGWDGLREAGEHVRRHVLEPLAHGAPARWQRFDWVQSAPAEWTPIDPERPLLIEGCGVMTRANAELADVRIWLDAPDELRKARALDRDGDSYAPHWDRWQAQWLRFVAEEGPAELADLRLDGSEPRS, from the coding sequence ATGAGGACGCGCACGCCCGCGGTGGGACGTCTGCACCACGCTCGCAACGTCGTTCTGCTCGACGGTCCGAGCGGCGCAGGAAAAAGCACTCTCGCAGACCGGATGATCGCGGGCTGGCCCGGCAGCATCCGGCCGCAGCTGGTGCGCCTCGACGACATCTATCCGGGGTGGGACGGGCTGCGCGAGGCTGGGGAGCACGTGCGGCGTCACGTGCTCGAGCCCCTGGCTCACGGCGCACCAGCTCGGTGGCAACGGTTCGACTGGGTGCAGTCCGCACCGGCAGAGTGGACTCCGATCGATCCCGAGCGACCCCTACTGATCGAGGGATGCGGCGTCATGACCCGCGCCAACGCCGAGCTCGCCGACGTGCGCATCTGGCTGGATGCGCCCGACGAGCTGCGAAAGGCGCGCGCGCTCGACCGCGACGGCGACAGCTATGCGCCGCACTGGGACAGGTGGCAGGCCCAGTGGCTGCGATTCGTCGCCGAGGAAGGCCCGGCCGAGCTGGCCGATCTTCGCCTCGACGGCTCCGAGCCGCGTTCCTAG